A genomic window from Triticum urartu cultivar G1812 chromosome 7, Tu2.1, whole genome shotgun sequence includes:
- the LOC125524527 gene encoding uncharacterized protein LOC125524527, whose product MKHFGQELPLAFHWRCSTSTWLCTESVHAGLLWSRSTSPRHALVLEPQTMRTTYWTRGSIWDIHVQLRYYLVTPHAGDQSYLSSRSAHVSAPASTSYHPSTLLITASTSCLYSSKRTETTMQGPSTSTKSFKQAFVKNLLLRLQLQARPNTSFGGTSSLHERKRAVKSSMDVAMATAHGGGARWPKAILDPASRACKVQRCRRIMRRCRSCKRSNVVGRLVRRRMTTLREVIPGGRDSAVDEVTLLCEAMDYAVHLRAQVDVLRRPSEAM is encoded by the coding sequence ATGAAGCACTTTGGACAAGAATTACCCCTAGCTTTTCACTGGAGATGCAGCACATCCACATGGCTATGTACGGAGAGTGTGCATGCAGGGTTACTATGGTCTAGAAGTACATCTCCACgtcatgccttggtcttggagCCTCAAACCATGCGCACTACATATTGGACTAGAGGGAGTATATGGGACATACATGTTCAATTAAGGTACTACTTAGTGACACCACATGCCGGAGACCAGTCTTATTTAAGCAGCAGGAGCGCCCATGTTTCTGCGCCAGCAAGTACATCATATCATCCATCGACATTACTTATCACAGCAAGTACATCCTGTCTCTACTCTAGCAAAAGAACAGAAACAACCATGCAAGGTCCTAGCACCAGCACCAAGTCCTTCAAGCAGGCCTTCGTGAAGaacctcctcctccgcctccagCTACAGGCACGCCCGAACACGTCCTTCGGCGGCACCAGTAGCCTCCACGAGAGGAAGCGCGCCGTCAAGTCCTCCATGGACGTCGCTATGGCGACTGCGCATGGCGGCGGAGCGAGGTGGCCCAAGGCCATCTTGGATCCGGCGTCCAGAGCGTGCAAGGTACAGAGGTGCCGGAGGATCATGAGGAGGTGCCGCAGCTGCAAGAGGAGCAACGTTGTGGGGAGGCTGGTGAGGAGGAGGATGACGACGCTGAGGGAGGTGATACCAGGAGGCCGGGACTCCGCAGTCGACGAGGTCACCCTGCTCTGCGAGGCGATGGACTATGCCGTTCACCTGCGTGCTCAGGTCGACGTACTCCGCCGGCCCTCCGAAGCCATGTAA